The following is a genomic window from Spirosoma foliorum.
TGTAAAAGCTACCCAGCCACCTACAACGCTATCTTTCTTTACATCCGACCAGTCGGGTAGGTATCGTATTGTTGTGGAAGGCATTACCAACAACGGCACGCCAGTTCATGCCGAAACTACGTTTGTTGTTAACGAGTAATTCAAGTTGTGCAATTTTATGTATGTCGCGTAGCGACAGCATGTTTGTAGCAGAGTAGCTCTCTCAATGACCCGCGTGCCGTCAGGTACGCAATCATTGCGTACCTGACGGCACGCGGGTCATTGAGAGAGCTACTCTGCTACAAACATCTCGTCGCTATGCGACTATCTCGCAACTTGAATTAATGAGTGTATTCTTAAAATGCCAGCCAGCCTGATAATTTGATGGCAAAAGGAGTAACAGGAACGCCAGTCCGACTGACGTTATCACGGTACGTGAGCCGGTGAATAGCGTCGATGCGCAACACTTTGAAGATGTTATCGATGCCATACCCTACTTCGACATAAGGCGTTTGGGTGAGCGAACTGAACCCTTCTACAGCTTGTCCGGCAGCATTTGTGGTCGGAATCATCGCTAAATTATTGGCCGATACACTGCCTGCTAATACTTTTGCCGTAACCAGTTCACGCCATTTTAGTCGTCGTAATAAAGGTAATCGATTGAATAAAAGACCATTGAAGTTATGTTCGAACTGTACGGTCGCCCAACGGTCACAAACGAACTCGAAGTAGTTCATGAGATTGTACGCGTTCCCGACATAAAACGACGACTCGTTGCCGAGGGGTGTAAAGAGCAACGGATACGGAACGGTAGACGGAATAATTCCTGCCCCGAGCGTATAATAAGTTCGGCCCAAAACACCCATCCGGAATGAATGTTTCATGCCTAGCGCAATACGGTGATAGGTGAAATCGCCATCGAGTACATTGCGCAGGCCAAGGGTATAGCGTAATGTGAAAATGGGCTTGCGAATAGCACCTGTGCTCAGCCGAACATTGTCGTTCTGAAGAATTAGCTCATCCGGGGCAAACCGGGTTTCCGAAATCAATTCCGTGGTTTGGTAAGTGCTCCGGACGGTCTGATTATCGTCGTGGGCCTGCGGCTGAAAGGCAAATGGGAACAGCGGCTCAAAACTTCGATTTCGTACAGCCAGCGTTTGCGTGAAGCCACGGCCCATTTCGCGCCGGAAATATACCAGATTTTCTTCCTGAAAATAAGGTCGCCGAATATTGCCAAAACGTGAATAAGCCGCAAATAGCGAATTATTGCCAATGTTATCGGTTGATACACCAATACGCTCCAGATCATAGCTACGCTTTACGCCGATGACTGTCCAGGGTTTGCGGCTCACAATGTACTCGATGTTGGCGCTGTATTTTACCTGTTCATCCTGCGTTCCATAGGCAACATACCCACTAAGGAGCCACTTCTTGCTGAAACCCGTATTGGTACGTAAACCCAGCCGAAAACGGTGCCCTTCTACATTGTTGCTGGCATAGGAATTCAAAATTGGACCTAAGTCAACATTCCATTTGCCCAGTGGTTTGTAGCCAATTACACCCAGTTTAATGATCTCGCCAGCTACCTTCACTAAAGGGACATTCCTTACCGAATCAACAACATGCATGGCTCTCAACTCGTCGGGCGAGAGAGAACTTGGACGTACGCTCTGCCAGAAAGCGGTATCACTTTCTTTGTAATCGTCGGCTAGCTCGATAGCAGGATCATAAAATGGAAGTTCCTTGGGCTTATTTTCAATAATGTTGTTGGCAAACGTGAAAAAACGAATCAGTGCCCCGGGTGCTCGTGGAGCAGGTTCATCGGTATCAATGGTGACCTGCGTCTGGGTCGGGAAACGGAGCCCCGAAGCCGTTGTTTCCCAGTCTTGTTGAATATGCAGTTCATCGACAAAATTGATATTGGCCCGCTTGTCGACCTGGGCATCTATCTGCGCCAGAGCCATATGAAGCGTATCGATCAGCATTGTGCCTGTGAATGCTAAATCGGTGGGGCGTTTGGGCGTAAATTCAATAGAATAGCAGATCGCGTTATTGAGCGAAACGGTATCTTTTAATCGGAAGGTATAAACGGTTTCCCATTGACTGCCAATGGGAGACGGAATATCTTTCTGAAGAATGTAGAGTGAATTCCGGTAGAAATTATATTGCTGAAATGACGCTCCGGTTAGCTGGGCAATCAATCCACCATCGGTAACGCCGACCCCCGTCACGTGCGATTTGAGAACGGCCTCTTTTGTTTTTTCCGGGCTCGTTCGTGCGTAAAAATTGGAGAATGTTTCAGAGATAAACACGGGTACAGCCGCGTTACCATTCTCGTCGATAATGGCAGGCAACTTGCCTAACAATCGCCCGATGGGACCGGGTCGTTTATTGTTTTTACGTTTCTGATCGAAGTTATTAATATAGGCTTCAATCTTCGTGTAGCTATCGTACTGATAGGCAACAAGTCGGGCTGGGTTGTACTGATCGCGTCGGCGAATGGCCT
Proteins encoded in this region:
- a CDS encoding DUF5686 family protein, whose amino-acid sequence is MIQLLRTFIVIGFLFLGCTLQAAAQQKVYTINGRVIDKATGEGIPFASIALKGKTSGTTSDVDGRYSLKISALSDSLLVLSLGYRTGVYPILAQSTQTIDAQLVAAATKLQEVKVYAKGGDPAYRVMREAIRRRDQYNPARLVAYQYDSYTKIEAYINNFDQKRKNNKRPGPIGRLLGKLPAIIDENGNAAVPVFISETFSNFYARTSPEKTKEAVLKSHVTGVGVTDGGLIAQLTGASFQQYNFYRNSLYILQKDIPSPIGSQWETVYTFRLKDTVSLNNAICYSIEFTPKRPTDLAFTGTMLIDTLHMALAQIDAQVDKRANINFVDELHIQQDWETTASGLRFPTQTQVTIDTDEPAPRAPGALIRFFTFANNIIENKPKELPFYDPAIELADDYKESDTAFWQSVRPSSLSPDELRAMHVVDSVRNVPLVKVAGEIIKLGVIGYKPLGKWNVDLGPILNSYASNNVEGHRFRLGLRTNTGFSKKWLLSGYVAYGTQDEQVKYSANIEYIVSRKPWTVIGVKRSYDLERIGVSTDNIGNNSLFAAYSRFGNIRRPYFQEENLVYFRREMGRGFTQTLAVRNRSFEPLFPFAFQPQAHDDNQTVRSTYQTTELISETRFAPDELILQNDNVRLSTGAIRKPIFTLRYTLGLRNVLDGDFTYHRIALGMKHSFRMGVLGRTYYTLGAGIIPSTVPYPLLFTPLGNESSFYVGNAYNLMNYFEFVCDRWATVQFEHNFNGLLFNRLPLLRRLKWRELVTAKVLAGSVSANNLAMIPTTNAAGQAVEGFSSLTQTPYVEVGYGIDNIFKVLRIDAIHRLTYRDNVSRTGVPVTPFAIKLSGWLAF